The following are from one region of the Microbacterium paraoxydans genome:
- a CDS encoding ROK family protein, with protein sequence MSRPLAGPQTLLRTLNGRAILERLARSGPQTRAELMAATGLSRTAVTQVLRMLDAAGAVTAAGVDRDTRGPAAGRVALHPALGFAAAVHVDHHAAHVVLVDATGTVRAERHGAFPTGEDRVAHIAALVTACRRSVKGALHLAVFGVPGIVAADGAIRDDQGPDGGAFRAALAAALDCPVRVENDVNLAALAESTSGVGIDLSSFALLLLDDDLGAGIVIDGTLHRGFSGVAGEVMYLPQTPVPIGAPVAGATVVRDLALGLGLDVDAPFLAHLEAAQRGDEAAQALVAEIGRRLFLAAGSVALVLDPEAFILGGEAVHPALLDAIERVADEFSAQLPLRFLASAFGPEAPLVGAVGEAASALRADVFTRILTPSRAAAAGR encoded by the coding sequence ATGTCACGACCCCTCGCAGGACCGCAGACCCTGCTCCGTACACTCAACGGCCGCGCGATCCTCGAGCGCCTCGCCCGGAGCGGACCGCAGACCCGGGCCGAGCTCATGGCGGCGACCGGCCTCTCCCGCACGGCCGTGACCCAGGTGCTGCGGATGCTCGACGCGGCAGGAGCCGTCACCGCGGCCGGGGTGGACCGCGACACCCGCGGGCCGGCGGCCGGCCGTGTCGCGCTGCACCCGGCCCTCGGCTTCGCGGCCGCCGTGCACGTGGACCATCACGCCGCCCATGTCGTCCTCGTCGACGCGACCGGCACCGTCAGAGCCGAGCGGCACGGCGCCTTCCCCACGGGCGAAGACCGGGTCGCGCACATCGCCGCGCTCGTCACGGCCTGCCGCCGATCCGTGAAGGGCGCGCTCCACCTCGCCGTCTTCGGAGTGCCCGGCATCGTGGCTGCCGACGGCGCGATCCGCGACGACCAGGGGCCGGACGGCGGCGCCTTCCGCGCGGCTCTCGCGGCCGCCCTCGACTGCCCGGTCCGCGTCGAGAACGACGTCAACCTCGCCGCGCTCGCCGAGTCGACCAGCGGCGTCGGCATCGACCTCTCGAGCTTCGCGCTCCTGCTGCTCGACGACGACCTCGGGGCCGGGATCGTGATCGACGGGACGCTGCATCGCGGGTTCTCCGGAGTGGCGGGCGAGGTGATGTACCTCCCGCAGACGCCGGTGCCCATCGGCGCCCCCGTCGCGGGGGCCACGGTGGTGCGCGACCTCGCCCTCGGCCTGGGGCTGGATGTCGACGCGCCGTTCCTCGCCCACCTGGAGGCGGCACAGCGCGGCGACGAGGCGGCGCAGGCGCTCGTCGCCGAGATCGGACGCCGGCTCTTCCTCGCGGCGGGCAGCGTCGCCCTCGTGCTCGATCCCGAGGCCTTCATCCTCGGCGGGGAGGCGGTACACCCGGCGCTCCTGGACGCGATCGAGCGCGTCGCGGACGAGTTCTCCGCGCAGCTGCCGCTCCGCTTCCTCGCCTCGGCGTTCGGGCCGGAGGCGCCGCTCGTCGGAGCCGTGGGCGAGGCGGCCTCCGCGCTCCGTGCCGACGTCTTCACCCGGATCCTCACCCCCTCCCGCGCAGCCGCCGCCGGCCGCTGA
- a CDS encoding GNAT family N-acetyltransferase: MTPLVIRDAIADDAEAVAGVHVRSWQAAYEGLIDQEVLDGLSVSERADGWRRIFADPLPTSLGTLVAERDGTVVGWASFGSGRDPDGLDDAELYGIYADPTAWSTGAGHALLDAAEQRMIDAGHTRAYLWVLDGNDRADGFYARHGWELDGATKIDQRPQFTLREHRRVKHLAPR, encoded by the coding sequence ATGACGCCCCTGGTGATCCGAGACGCCATCGCCGACGATGCCGAGGCCGTGGCCGGAGTGCATGTGCGCTCGTGGCAGGCGGCCTACGAGGGCCTCATCGACCAGGAGGTGCTGGACGGGTTGTCCGTCTCGGAGCGCGCCGACGGGTGGCGCCGCATCTTCGCCGATCCCCTCCCCACGAGCCTCGGGACCCTGGTGGCCGAGCGCGACGGCACGGTCGTCGGCTGGGCGTCGTTCGGCTCCGGCCGCGACCCCGACGGCCTGGACGATGCGGAGCTGTACGGCATCTACGCCGATCCCACCGCGTGGTCGACGGGGGCAGGGCATGCCCTCCTCGACGCCGCCGAGCAGCGCATGATCGACGCCGGCCACACCCGCGCCTACCTCTGGGTGCTCGACGGCAACGACCGGGCCGACGGCTTCTACGCCCGGCACGGGTGGGAGCTCGACGGGGCCACGAAGATCGATCAGCGCCCGCAGTTCACGCTCCGCGAGCACCGCCGCGTCAAGCACCTCGCCCCGCGCTGA